A part of Crassostrea angulata isolate pt1a10 chromosome 5, ASM2561291v2, whole genome shotgun sequence genomic DNA contains:
- the LOC128183741 gene encoding BTB/POZ domain-containing protein KCTD7-like, producing the protein MSLKIPVPKSSGDSLTPKDPASASSTVSPDTSTSAALPVQSATPKASEIPLSDLNKDLALSESDKDSIYSKTTLVSKRSNPDQLSIHTDGVIDPEPEQEYAVPDLPSSTPYIPTNKLSLKVKDIITKQDEVVTLNIGGTIFTTTRSTLREDPSLLLATLSSKLPSTPFFIDRNPKHFLFTLVFLRNSCCVSSISIPTSATALKELSQECAFYEIGVLSRLIEPMLKLFSHQ; encoded by the coding sequence ATGAGCTTGAAAATTCCAGTTCCAAAGTCTTCAGGCGACTCTCTGACTCCAAAGGATCCAGCTTCTGCCTCTAGTACCGTTAGTCCCGACACTTCAACTTCTGCAGCTTTACCTGTACAGTCAGCTACTCCAAAAGCCTCAGAAATCCCTTTGTCTGACCTTAATAAAGACTTGGCTTTATCAGAATCTGACAAGGACTCCATCTATTCCAAAACAACTCTGGTCTCAAAACGCTCCAACCCTGATCAGTTGTCAATTCACACAGACGGTGTTATCGATCCAGAACCCGAACAGGAGTATGCTGTTCCGGACCTCCCGTCTTCTACTCCGTACATACCAACCAATAAGCTGTCCCTAAAGGTTAAAGACATCATCACAAAGCAGGACGAGGTGGTTACCCTGAACATTGGAGGGACCATATTCACCACCACCAGATCCACACTGCGGGAGGATCCTTCCTTGTTGCTCGCAACTTTGTCCTCAAAGCTCCCATCAACACCTTTCTTCATCGACCGCAATCCGAAACATTTCCTTTTCACATTAGTCTTCCTGAGGAACAGCTGCTGTGTCTCATCCATCTCTATTCCAACTTCGGCTACAGCTCTGAAGGAACTTTCTCAAGAATGTGCGTTTTATGAGATTGGCGTTCTCTCCAGATTAATTGAGCCCATGCTCAAGTTGTTCTCACATCAGTGA